Proteins co-encoded in one bacterium genomic window:
- a CDS encoding dockerin type I repeat-containing protein, translating to MNRIKLAALLTAGLALPVLGGAAAVYETGFEASGDPSGTAFTVGDLDGQGGWAVLESTASIAADAGAHQGGQYVVQDPASSIDFAMDGSGLDSIFIEAYHQGPGAAAPQLPPDDPAASAVIAFKSTGVDTYTISCLDGDGTGNTGASYVDGGVNYQNDSWTRIVLRVDYTNEIWDCLVDGSTYLSNLGFRDSGVTQFNGFRSTTESGSFLDTFSIMVSTGDLDGDGFDDVLEIEQDSDPTNSGDKPLFGDVNRSGAVNSTDAILLYRIVMGTIINSGQYDTFDVNMDSQITVLDARLLYLWAINSSEVPTLPVR from the coding sequence GTGAATCGGATCAAACTTGCTGCACTGCTGACTGCCGGGTTGGCGCTCCCCGTTCTCGGCGGCGCCGCCGCGGTGTACGAAACTGGCTTCGAGGCCAGCGGAGACCCGAGCGGAACAGCTTTCACCGTCGGCGATCTCGACGGACAGGGCGGTTGGGCCGTCCTTGAAAGCACTGCCTCCATCGCAGCCGACGCGGGCGCACACCAGGGCGGACAGTACGTCGTCCAGGACCCCGCCTCTTCCATCGATTTCGCCATGGACGGCTCGGGCCTCGACTCGATCTTCATCGAAGCTTACCACCAGGGCCCTGGTGCGGCTGCTCCCCAGCTTCCCCCGGACGATCCCGCAGCTTCTGCTGTCATCGCATTCAAGTCCACCGGCGTTGACACTTACACGATTTCCTGCCTCGACGGCGACGGCACCGGCAACACGGGCGCCAGCTACGTCGATGGCGGCGTGAACTACCAGAATGACTCCTGGACACGCATCGTCCTCCGCGTCGACTACACGAACGAGATCTGGGATTGCCTCGTCGACGGCAGCACGTACCTCAGCAACCTCGGCTTCCGCGACAGTGGCGTGACCCAGTTCAACGGCTTCCGCTCCACGACCGAGAGCGGATCCTTCCTCGACACCTTCTCCATCATGGTCTCCACGGGCGACCTCGATGGCGATGGCTTCGACGACGTCCTCGAGATCGAGCAGGACAGTGATCCGACCAACTCGGGCGACAAGCCCCTGTTCGGCGACGTCAACCGTAGCGGCGCAGTGAACTCCACCGACGCCATCCTGCTCTATCGCATCGTCATGGGCACAATCATCAACAGCGGCCAGTACGACACTTTCGATGTCAACATGGACTCGCAGATCACCGTGCTCGATGCTCGCCTGCTCTATCTGTGGGCCATCAATAGCTCCGAAGTGCCGACGCTTCCGGTCCGGTAA